The Flavobacterium sp. 123 genome contains a region encoding:
- a CDS encoding pentapeptide repeat-containing protein: protein MPEYFLDIAYENISYGSDEMNLKEFECCTFTNCNFSNCNFIAVTFIDCVFNNCSFSNAKINHVALRTVFFNHCEIKEVNFSMCDKLIFEVNFKDCNLDFSKFYTLKIKGTQFTNCSLVAVDFMSTDLTEVIFENCDLYRSEFSKAIANKADFKTSYNYTIDPTKTKIKKAIFSQDGLKGLLFKHDIIVS from the coding sequence ATGCCCGAATATTTTTTAGACATTGCATACGAAAACATCTCTTATGGTTCAGATGAAATGAATTTGAAGGAATTTGAATGTTGTACTTTTACCAATTGCAATTTCTCTAATTGCAACTTTATAGCCGTAACCTTCATTGACTGTGTGTTTAATAATTGCTCTTTTAGTAATGCTAAAATTAACCATGTGGCTTTAAGAACAGTCTTTTTTAATCATTGTGAAATAAAAGAGGTCAACTTTTCGATGTGTGACAAACTTATTTTTGAAGTAAATTTCAAAGATTGCAACTTAGATTTTTCTAAATTTTATACTTTGAAAATAAAAGGTACTCAGTTTACGAATTGTAGTTTAGTAGCGGTAGATTTTATGAGTACGGATTTGACAGAGGTAATTTTTGAAAATTGTGATCTTTATCGTTCTGAATTTTCAAAAGCAATTGCTAATAAAGCAGATTTCAAAACAAGCTACAACTATACTATTGATCCAACAAAAACTAAAATTAAAAAAGCAATTTTCTCGCAAGATGGACTAAAAGGTTTGCTCTTTAAACACGATATTATAGTAAGTTAA
- a CDS encoding tRNA-(ms[2]io[6]A)-hydroxylase, with protein sequence MSVLRLKLPTDPRWVNIVEKNIEEILTDHAWCEQKAATNAITIITNNSEHQDLVQDLLALAKEEIDHFEQVHNIIIKRGLKLGRERKDDYVNELYLYMKKSGDGSRVSGLVERLLFSAMIEARSCERFKVLSENIQDEELSVFYRDLMESEAGHYTTFITYARKYGVGIDVEKRWREWLEFEESVIANYGKSETIHG encoded by the coding sequence ATGTCTGTACTAAGATTAAAATTACCAACGGATCCTCGATGGGTAAATATTGTAGAAAAAAATATTGAAGAAATCCTAACAGATCATGCTTGGTGTGAACAAAAAGCAGCTACAAATGCGATTACAATAATCACTAATAATTCAGAACATCAAGATTTAGTTCAGGATTTATTGGCTTTAGCCAAAGAAGAAATTGATCATTTTGAACAAGTGCATAACATTATTATCAAACGAGGTCTTAAATTAGGTCGCGAACGCAAAGATGATTATGTAAATGAATTGTATTTGTACATGAAAAAAAGTGGTGATGGAAGCAGAGTTTCTGGATTAGTAGAACGTTTATTGTTTTCTGCTATGATTGAAGCTAGAAGTTGTGAACGTTTCAAAGTGCTTTCAGAAAATATTCAAGATGAAGAATTATCTGTTTTTTATAGAGATTTAATGGAAAGCGAAGCAGGACATTACACTACTTTTATAACCTATGCTCGAAAATATGGCGTTGGAATCGATGTTGAAAAACGCTGGAGAGAGTGGTTAGAATTTGAAGAATCTGTTATTGCTAATTATGGCAAAAGTGAAACCATTCACGGCTAA
- a CDS encoding GNAT family N-acetyltransferase: MAKVKPFTAKLNLETQMITIREASPADISIIQQIAYGSWPSTYGEILSKEQLDYMLDKFYDSDALLDLMVNQWHFFILIYEDDFCLGFASFEHHYLNQKTTRLHKIYLLPEAQGKGAGKLLIDAVVDFAKKNDSDAVSLNVNRFNKACSFYQKMGFEITGEEDIELDYGFLMEDYKMKKKLN; the protein is encoded by the coding sequence ATGGCAAAAGTGAAACCATTCACGGCTAAACTAAATTTAGAAACTCAAATGATTACTATTAGAGAAGCTTCTCCCGCGGATATTAGTATTATTCAACAAATTGCATACGGTTCTTGGCCAAGTACATATGGCGAAATTCTTTCTAAAGAACAGCTGGATTATATGTTGGATAAATTTTATGATTCAGATGCCTTGCTTGATTTAATGGTTAATCAATGGCATTTTTTCATATTGATTTATGAAGATGATTTTTGTTTGGGATTTGCTTCTTTTGAACATCATTATTTAAATCAAAAAACGACACGTTTACACAAAATATATTTACTTCCTGAAGCGCAAGGTAAAGGAGCAGGAAAATTATTAATTGATGCTGTAGTTGATTTTGCTAAAAAAAATGATTCGGATGCGGTGTCTTTAAATGTAAATCGTTTTAATAAAGCCTGTTCTTTTTATCAAAAGATGGGTTTTGAAATTACAGGAGAAGAAGATATAGAATTAGATTACGGTTTTTTGATGGAAGACTATAAAATGAAAAAAAAGCTTAATTAA
- the glyA gene encoding serine hydroxymethyltransferase, which produces MQRDEQIFDLILEEQERQIHGLELIASENFVSDEVMEAAGSVLTNKYAEGYPGKRYYGGCEVVDVIEQIAIDRAKELFGAEYANVQPHSGSQANTAVYHACIKPGDKILGFDLSHGGHLTHGSPVNFSGRLYNPAFYGVDKETGRLDYDKIQEIATKEQPKLIIAGASAYSRDMDFARFRQIADSVGAILLADISHPAGLIAKGLMNDPLPHCHIVTTTTHKTLRGPRGGLIMMGKDFPNPFGLTTPKGEVRMMSNLLDLAVFPGNQGGPLMHIIAAKAVAFGEALKDEFFTYALQLQKNANAMADAFVKRGYEIISGGTDNHMMLIDLRNKNISGKDAENALVRAEITVNKNMVPFDDKSPFVTSGIRVGTAAITTRGLVEEDMETIVALIDKVLMNHTNEDVIEEVAAEVNEMMSERAIFVY; this is translated from the coding sequence ATGCAACGCGACGAACAAATTTTTGACCTTATTCTAGAAGAACAAGAAAGACAGATACACGGATTAGAGCTGATAGCTTCAGAAAACTTCGTGAGTGATGAAGTAATGGAAGCAGCTGGTTCTGTTTTAACGAACAAATATGCTGAAGGATATCCTGGCAAAAGATACTACGGAGGTTGTGAAGTAGTTGACGTTATTGAACAAATTGCTATTGATAGAGCTAAAGAATTATTTGGTGCTGAATATGCTAATGTTCAACCACACTCTGGTTCTCAGGCTAATACAGCGGTTTATCATGCTTGTATCAAACCTGGAGATAAAATTTTAGGTTTTGATTTATCACATGGTGGTCACTTAACTCATGGTTCTCCAGTAAACTTTTCAGGACGTTTATACAACCCAGCTTTTTACGGTGTTGATAAAGAAACTGGAAGATTAGATTATGATAAAATTCAAGAAATTGCTACAAAAGAGCAACCAAAATTAATTATCGCTGGAGCTTCGGCTTATTCACGTGATATGGATTTTGCACGTTTCAGACAAATTGCAGACAGTGTTGGTGCTATTTTATTAGCTGATATCTCTCATCCTGCAGGTCTTATTGCAAAAGGTTTAATGAATGATCCATTACCTCATTGTCATATTGTAACAACAACTACACATAAAACACTGCGTGGTCCTCGTGGTGGATTGATTATGATGGGTAAAGATTTCCCAAACCCTTTTGGCTTAACTACTCCAAAAGGTGAAGTAAGAATGATGTCTAATTTATTAGATTTAGCTGTTTTCCCTGGAAATCAAGGTGGTCCATTAATGCATATTATAGCTGCTAAAGCTGTTGCATTTGGTGAAGCTTTAAAAGATGAGTTCTTTACTTATGCTTTACAATTACAAAAAAATGCAAACGCTATGGCTGATGCTTTTGTAAAAAGAGGGTATGAAATTATCTCTGGTGGTACAGATAACCACATGATGTTAATTGACTTAAGAAACAAAAACATTTCTGGTAAAGACGCTGAAAACGCATTAGTTAGAGCTGAAATTACAGTTAACAAAAACATGGTTCCTTTTGATGATAAATCACCATTTGTAACTTCAGGTATTCGTGTTGGAACAGCTGCAATCACTACTCGTGGTCTAGTTGAAGAAGATATGGAAACTATAGTTGCGCTTATCGATAAAGTGTTGATGAATCACACAAACGAAGATGTAATCGAAGAAGTAGCTGCTGAAGTAAACGAAATGATGAGCGAAAGAGCTATTTTCGTATACTAA